From one Triticum aestivum cultivar Chinese Spring chromosome 4B, IWGSC CS RefSeq v2.1, whole genome shotgun sequence genomic stretch:
- the LOC123090230 gene encoding probable ubiquitin-conjugating enzyme E2 23 produces MRTTLELRDLVRFYPKRGNRTLVDRGLLVSYTGEDRTCTLLRLDGTLVTKKVDDIAVVDRSSIHVGQMVGSASDVGGQIGVVTGFTTDLHLVQLNERGGATKNQILGVSPAGLRRVRALSLGDYVLSGSWLGRVVAVPLDVDVLFHDGAVCRTNVAFYPGERVTAKDGSATVFKGSRWLSGRWKPEHEIGTVANVEMAGVFVYWIASAQHGTKQQLVQESAPPPYQQPDSLAYLCSAPDCSWRLGDRCFLLSDEQQHISSLQAHSALLPTMTVANSNTTVDVLWQDGTRQYGARSTSLSPYDFIMEHDFFPGQCCVVDNAPGHTIDGVAGDGVGAANGSTRRVGVVRSLNSKDQTVHVSWFKAASTRPDGEASGLEVECDDTMSAYDLGRDPDHSVLHGDVVVRVLSSVIESTPAAQQIPHAKSASADLPWVGRVVDLNDGHVQVKWSDGSTSLVIPHEISVANKEHYTQLYAEMYGWEWDEEEEDDDDVGAPPEFDAANVVNGPHDPADARNIEGGDCSVNELDGPAATTQNVEAPTLVSTVSHEDPNVGGAVMEVGLADPVERSDASVDDSNDDSVDDVVIKAKDAIGDDGPFKFPNFDVLKSPPDHHYLDTADQGSSGGKEWVKTVQKEWKILQDNLSETIYVRAFEDHIDLLRVAMVGASGTPYQDGLFFFDLQLPLSYPNVPPQVYYHSFGNRLNPNLYASGTVCLSLLNTFDGEGTEVWVPGTSSLLQVVVSLQALVLNDQPYYNEANYEHLVGTPQGHRHALPYNENAFLLTLRTMLHLLRRPPRGFEGFIRDHFRRRGRYILATCEAYLQGCVPADHGRMELSCSTGLRIALDNVLPRLRAAFTQLGDEGSYQCTASSHQHPTNILV; encoded by the exons ATGCGTACTACACTAGAGTTGCGAGACCTTGTGCGCTTCTACCCGAAGCGTGGCAATCGCACGCTCGTCGACCGCGGCCTGCTGGTTTCGTACACCGGGGAGGACCGCACATGCACGCTGCTCCGCCTCGACGGCACGCTGGTGACCAAGAAGGTTGATGACATCGCCGTCGTCGACAGAAGCTCCATCCACGTCGGCCAGATGGTCGGGTCGGCGTCGGACGTCGGTGGCCAGATCGGCGTCGTCACCGGCTTCACCACCGATCTCCAcctcgtccagctcaacgaacgtGGGGGCGCGACGAAGAACCAGATCCTGGGGGTGTCGCCGGCTGGCCTGCGACGCGTCAGAGCACTCAGCCTCGGCGACTACGTCTTGTCCGGATCATGGCTGGGCCGGGTGGTCGCCGTGCCTCTGGACGTCGACGTCTTGTTCCATGACGGCGCCGTCTGCAGG ACGAACGTCGCCTTCTACCCGGGGGAGCGCGTCACTGCCAAGGACGGCTCCGCCACCGTCTTCAAAGGATCGCGATGGCTAAGCGGCCGCTGGAAGCCGGAGCACGAAATAGGCACGGTGGCCAACGTGGAGATGGCCGGCGTCTTCGTTTACTGGATCGCGTCGGCGCAACACGGCACCAAGCAACAGCTGGTCCAGGAGTCCGCTCCGCCGCCTTACCAGCAGCCCGACAGTCTCGCTTACCTCTGCTCTGCGCCCGATTGCAGCTGGCGGCTGGGCGACCGCTGCTTTCTTCTTAGTGATGAGCAGCAGCACATAAGTTCATTGCAGGCGCACTCGGCCCTGCTGCCCACCATGACCGTTGCCAACAGCAACACCACCGTCGACGTGCTGTGGCAGGACGGCACGCGGCAGTATGGGGCTAGATCAACGTCACTCAGCCCCTACGACTTCATCATGGAGCACGACTTCTTTCCTGGGCAGTgc TGCGTTGTTGACAACGCTCCTGGCCACACGATAGATGGTGTTGCCGGAGATGGCGTGGGTGCTGCCAATGGATCAACGAGGCGTGTCGGTGTTGTCAGAAGCCTGAATTCCAAGGACCAAACGGTGCACGTGTCGTGGTTCAAGGCGGCGTCGACGCGGCCCGACGGGGAGGCCAGCGGCTTGGAGGTCGAGTGTGACGATACCATGAGCGCGTATGATCTGGGCAGGGACCCTGACCACTCTGTTCTCCACGGAGACGTCGTTGTTCGTGTGCTATCAAGCGTCATCGAGAGCACACCAGCAGCGCAGCAAATACCACATGCCAAGAGCGCCTCCGCGGATCTGCCATGGGTCGGGCGCGTTGTTGACCTGAATGACGGCCACGTCCAAGTCAAGTGGAGTGACGGCAGCACGTCACTGGTAA TCCCCCATGAGATCAGTGTCGCCAACAAGGAGCACTACACACAACTGTACGCTGAAATGTATGGCTGGGagtgggacgaggaggaggaggacgacgacgatgtcGGTGCTCCTCCAGAGTTTGATGCTGCCAACGTG GTCAATGGTCCACATGATCCAGCAGATGCTAGAAACATAGAAGGTGGTGACTGTTCTGTGAACGAACTAGATGGCCCTGCTGCAACCACGCAGAATGTGGAAGCGCCCACGCTTGTATCCACGGTTAGTCATGAGGACCCTAACGTTGGTGGCGCCGTCATGGAGGTTGGCCTTGCTGATCCAGTGGAAAGAAGCGATGCAAGTGTCGATGATAGCAATGACGACTCTGTCGATGATGTGGTGATCAAGGCCAAGGATGCCATTGGGGATGACGGCCCGTTTAAGTTCCCAAACTTCGACGTGCTGAAGAGTCCCCCGGATCATCATTACCTTGACACGGCGGATCAG GGCAGCAGCGGCGGAAAGGAGTGGGTAAAAACAGTGCAGAAGGAGTGGAAGATACTACAGGACAACTTGTCAG AGACAATCTATGTACGGGCGTTCGAGGACCATATAGACCTGCTCCGGGTGGCGATGGTGGGGGCGAGCGGAACGCCTTACCAGGATGGGCTCTTCTTCTTCGACCTGCAGCTACCGTTGTCCTACCCGAACGTGCCACCGCAGGTGTACTACCACTCCTTCGGTAACCGTCTGAACCCAAACTTGTATGCCTCTGGCACGGTGTGCCTCAGCCTGCTCAACACTTTCGATGGTGAGGGCACCGAGGTCTGGGTGCCAGGGACGTCGAGCCTCCTCCAGGTCGTCGTCTCCCTCCAGGCCCTCGTCCTCAACGACCAGCCCTACTACAACGAGGCCAACTACGAGCACCTCGTCGGCACGCCACAGGGCCACCGCCACGCATTGCCTTACAACGAGAACGCCTTCTTGCTCACTCTTCGGACCATGCTCCATCTGTTGCGCCGACCGCCGCGGGGCTTCGAGGGGTTCATTAGGGACCACTTCCGTCGACGCGGGAGATACATCCTTGCAACGTGTGAAG